A single region of the Parasphingorhabdus litoris DSM 22379 genome encodes:
- a CDS encoding FAD-binding domain-containing protein, translated as MTYPQPTRNAALSRLSDFAANMGHNYAHKRNFDYGANANVAEDLWRDNVSRLSPFIRHKLITEQELIAAAIATHGAQGADKFISEVLWRGYFKGWLEQRPQVWTDYVTNRDDKFAQLKTQGGLRKIYEQATEGRTGIDAFDHWAMELVETGYLHNHARMWFASIWIFTLKLPWELGADFFLQHLIDGDAASNTLSWRWVGGLHTKGKTYLATKENIAQFTDGRFNPTGLAAEAIPLEEDVSYKLRPLKIPPVPPNAAAFALLVHDEDCHPESLTLPGKPALLIGSTGADSKSPNGVSDNVRTFANSAVADALARGAEHFGCKAVMWEKGEKLGSIMAKAGLERLLSPWLPVGALKDAIGGEIGGNNVRWVMRDYDAAIWPLATKGFFPVKKKAPDALRALGMEL; from the coding sequence ATGACATATCCCCAACCGACCAGAAATGCCGCTCTATCCCGGCTCTCAGATTTCGCTGCGAACATGGGACATAATTACGCACATAAGCGAAATTTTGACTATGGCGCGAACGCCAACGTCGCTGAGGATCTCTGGCGCGATAATGTCTCTCGGCTGTCGCCATTTATAAGGCACAAGCTGATCACAGAGCAGGAGCTAATCGCTGCAGCCATAGCGACCCATGGCGCGCAAGGTGCGGATAAATTCATCTCCGAAGTGCTTTGGCGCGGTTATTTTAAGGGCTGGTTGGAGCAACGACCGCAGGTCTGGACAGACTATGTCACCAACAGAGATGACAAGTTCGCGCAGCTAAAGACGCAGGGCGGTCTGCGGAAAATATATGAACAGGCGACTGAGGGGCGTACGGGTATTGATGCGTTTGACCACTGGGCAATGGAACTTGTTGAGACAGGCTATCTTCACAACCACGCCCGAATGTGGTTCGCGAGCATCTGGATATTCACTCTCAAACTGCCGTGGGAGCTCGGCGCAGATTTCTTTTTGCAGCATCTGATAGATGGCGATGCGGCATCCAACACTTTGTCATGGCGCTGGGTTGGCGGATTGCACACAAAGGGCAAAACCTATCTGGCAACCAAAGAGAATATTGCGCAATTTACTGATGGTCGCTTCAACCCCACAGGTCTCGCTGCAGAAGCGATACCGCTGGAAGAAGATGTAAGTTACAAACTACGTCCCCTGAAAATACCACCGGTTCCGCCTAATGCGGCAGCCTTCGCGCTGCTCGTTCATGACGAAGATTGTCATCCTGAAAGCCTGACCTTGCCCGGCAAACCAGCATTGCTCATTGGGTCAACAGGAGCAGATAGCAAAAGTCCCAATGGGGTTTCGGACAACGTCCGCACATTTGCAAATAGTGCTGTAGCCGACGCCTTGGCGCGTGGCGCCGAGCATTTTGGTTGCAAAGCGGTGATGTGGGAAAAAGGTGAAAAGCTTGGTTCGATTATGGCGAAGGCGGGTCTGGAACGGCTATTATCGCCATGGCTGCCGGTCGGCGCGCTGAAAGATGCGATTGGTGGGGAAATTGGCGGTAACAATGTACGGTGGGTGATGCGCGACTATGACGCCGCAATCTGGCCGTTGGCAACCAAAGGGTTCTTTCCGGTTAAGAAAAAAGCACCGGATGCCCTGCGGGCTTTGGGGATGGAATTATGA
- a CDS encoding methyltransferase family protein, with translation MFARKSDADDPRPPSAVSSGVGVAGLIGLFSWILIARQYGMDGPYSALVACAACGGPMVIWSLLYEKVHLRASTGIDWKNPKPLKQTFDVSVAKIAGLWATWAIIALIYCVGRWYWTGQYQFSMKMMEMAAPFLLVLSIPYVIWMDRRFVEPRDGAWHFGQFLMGARGAYDAEQIYHHLRAWAVKGFFLAFMISIVPGGFGDIVRLDIAQVMQNPVAIAHWLIIAMFVVDVQFATVGYLLTMKPLDAHIRTANPYMAGWVAALICYPPFILMDGPLNYHVNTADWAYWLDGRPTILAIWGGLLVVLTAIYAWATVAFGLRFSNLTHRGILTHGPYRFTKHPAYVAKNLYWWLATMPFLVTSGSFTDMVRNTVIIAAVSGVYYWRAKTEEKHLLSDPAYKEYAEWMDRNAPIPRAINWAKVKIGWWPSTGKAEPEIQPAE, from the coding sequence ATGTTCGCACGAAAATCAGATGCCGATGATCCGCGTCCGCCGTCTGCGGTGTCCAGCGGCGTGGGTGTTGCTGGCCTTATTGGATTATTTTCGTGGATATTGATCGCACGTCAATATGGCATGGATGGCCCTTACTCCGCGCTGGTTGCTTGCGCCGCTTGCGGCGGCCCCATGGTGATCTGGTCATTGCTGTATGAAAAAGTCCATTTGCGCGCTTCGACCGGTATTGACTGGAAAAATCCAAAGCCGCTCAAGCAGACTTTTGACGTCAGTGTGGCCAAAATTGCAGGGCTATGGGCAACGTGGGCGATAATCGCCTTAATCTACTGTGTCGGCCGCTGGTATTGGACCGGCCAATATCAATTCTCGATGAAGATGATGGAAATGGCAGCCCCTTTCCTGCTTGTCCTTTCTATTCCTTATGTAATCTGGATGGATCGGCGATTTGTCGAACCACGTGACGGCGCCTGGCACTTCGGACAATTCCTGATGGGTGCGCGCGGCGCATATGATGCTGAACAAATTTATCATCATTTGCGTGCCTGGGCGGTGAAGGGTTTTTTCCTCGCGTTCATGATCTCCATCGTGCCAGGCGGCTTTGGGGACATCGTCAGGCTCGATATTGCGCAGGTTATGCAAAACCCGGTTGCCATCGCTCATTGGCTGATCATTGCGATGTTTGTCGTTGATGTGCAATTTGCCACTGTCGGCTATCTGCTGACCATGAAGCCCCTTGATGCTCATATCCGCACCGCCAACCCCTATATGGCGGGATGGGTCGCCGCTTTAATCTGCTACCCGCCATTCATTCTTATGGATGGCCCGCTCAACTATCATGTCAACACAGCTGACTGGGCCTACTGGCTCGATGGACGTCCAACGATCTTAGCCATTTGGGGCGGTCTGTTGGTCGTTCTTACTGCCATTTACGCCTGGGCTACCGTTGCTTTCGGTTTGCGCTTCTCGAACCTCACGCACCGCGGTATCCTGACCCATGGGCCCTATCGGTTCACCAAACACCCTGCCTATGTCGCAAAGAATCTTTATTGGTGGCTGGCTACCATGCCGTTTCTAGTCACATCCGGAAGCTTTACCGACATGGTGCGTAACACGGTTATCATCGCTGCGGTCAGCGGCGTCTATTATTGGCGTGCGAAGACCGAGGAAAAGCACCTTTTGAGTGATCCTGCTTATAAAGAATATGCCGAATGGATGGATCGTAACGCGCCAATTCCGCGTGCAATCAATTGGGCGAAAGTAAAAATCGGCTGGTGGCCGTCAACCGGTAAAGCAGAGCCCGAAATACAGCCGGCCGAATAG
- a CDS encoding threonine aldolase family protein: MRFFSDNAASVHPKVMAALTEANDQDTAYDGDALSAQLSGAFSDLFETNVEAMWVATGTAANSLALAALCQPHQGVICHEEAHIEQDEAGAPGFYTGGAKLMLASGAGAKLSPDTIDTMCAAIRDDVHQVQPAAVSITNASEYGLVYRPEEVTAVADVCKKRGLGLHMDGARFANAIATLDCHPADVTWKAGVDVLSFGFVKNGGMGAEALVFFDKNLSSETHYLRKRAGHLQSKGRYLAAQILAMLDGDLWLDNARAANQGAQIIAEAAGERLLYPVEANEIFITLSASEAETLRRAGFDFYDWGEGQARLVTSWNQSAEDIRPLAEAIGAL, from the coding sequence ATGCGATTTTTTTCTGACAATGCGGCATCCGTCCATCCCAAGGTGATGGCGGCACTGACCGAAGCCAATGACCAGGACACCGCTTATGACGGCGATGCTCTGAGCGCACAGCTAAGCGGCGCGTTTTCTGATCTTTTTGAGACGAACGTAGAAGCTATGTGGGTGGCAACCGGCACGGCGGCTAACTCACTGGCATTGGCAGCTTTATGTCAGCCACATCAGGGCGTAATCTGTCATGAAGAAGCGCATATTGAGCAGGATGAAGCTGGCGCGCCCGGCTTTTACACGGGTGGGGCTAAACTAATGCTGGCCAGTGGTGCAGGTGCCAAGCTTTCACCGGACACCATTGATACCATGTGTGCCGCCATTCGGGATGATGTGCACCAGGTGCAGCCCGCCGCCGTATCGATCACCAATGCATCGGAATATGGCCTCGTCTATCGACCAGAGGAAGTCACAGCCGTCGCGGACGTTTGCAAAAAACGCGGCTTGGGGTTGCATATGGATGGCGCGCGCTTCGCCAACGCCATTGCGACTCTGGATTGTCACCCGGCCGATGTCACTTGGAAGGCTGGCGTCGATGTGCTGAGCTTTGGTTTTGTCAAAAATGGCGGCATGGGCGCCGAAGCGTTAGTGTTCTTTGACAAGAATTTGTCATCGGAAACCCACTATCTCCGCAAACGTGCTGGCCATTTGCAATCCAAGGGGCGCTATCTTGCCGCGCAGATTTTGGCGATGCTGGACGGCGATCTGTGGCTCGACAATGCCCGTGCCGCCAATCAGGGCGCGCAGATCATCGCTGAGGCAGCGGGCGAGCGATTGCTTTATCCGGTCGAGGCGAACGAAATATTCATCACCCTATCCGCAAGCGAAGCGGAAACGCTTCGTCGGGCCGGGTTTGATTTTTACGACTGGGGAGAGGGGCAAGCACGGCTGGTGACCAGCTGGAACCAAAGTGCGGAAGATATTCGCCCGCTGGCAGAGGCTATCGGAGCCTTATGA
- a CDS encoding DMT family transporter encodes MNAQPSGEPSLLAPRILLPFLLVSLIWGSTWLVIKDQISEVPPSWSVSYRFVIASLAMFALVGFKRLPFRLGAKGQFWAILIGVAQFSFNFNFVYYAELYITSGLVAVLFALLMVPNALLGRIFLGQQINGAFMAGSAIAAVGIALLFWHEYESSPATLADVLLGVALTVAGILSASIANVMQALPKLKSYPILTLLAWAMFWGAAINILLSWVTAGPPVVEMRAAYFGGIIYLAIVGSVITFPLYFSLLREIGAGKAAYSSVLVPIVAMILSTLFEGYVWTALPASGALLAMAGLLVALRSRKPKAK; translated from the coding sequence ATGAACGCACAGCCCAGCGGCGAACCAAGTTTATTGGCGCCGCGCATATTACTCCCTTTTCTTTTGGTCTCGCTGATCTGGGGATCGACCTGGCTGGTCATCAAGGACCAGATTTCCGAGGTGCCGCCAAGCTGGTCCGTCAGCTATCGCTTCGTCATCGCATCACTGGCGATGTTCGCGCTAGTTGGTTTCAAACGATTACCCTTCCGCTTGGGCGCAAAGGGTCAGTTTTGGGCCATTTTGATCGGCGTCGCGCAATTTTCATTCAATTTCAATTTTGTCTATTATGCGGAACTATACATTACATCCGGTCTGGTTGCGGTTCTATTTGCGCTGCTGATGGTGCCCAATGCCTTATTGGGGCGGATCTTTCTGGGACAACAGATTAACGGCGCTTTCATGGCAGGATCCGCCATTGCAGCAGTCGGGATCGCGCTGCTCTTCTGGCATGAATATGAAAGCTCACCGGCCACGCTTGCGGATGTCTTATTGGGTGTGGCGCTGACGGTCGCTGGCATTTTGTCCGCCTCGATTGCCAATGTGATGCAAGCCTTGCCAAAGCTGAAAAGCTACCCGATTCTGACGCTACTGGCTTGGGCTATGTTCTGGGGCGCGGCGATCAATATATTGCTGTCATGGGTTACGGCGGGACCACCGGTTGTCGAAATGCGGGCGGCCTATTTTGGCGGTATCATCTATCTCGCCATTGTCGGTTCGGTCATCACCTTCCCGCTCTATTTTTCGCTTCTGCGCGAAATTGGTGCGGGTAAAGCGGCTTACTCCAGTGTGCTCGTGCCAATTGTTGCGATGATATTATCCACGCTTTTTGAAGGTTATGTCTGGACCGCATTGCCGGCGTCTGGAGCACTTTTGGCGATGGCGGGACTGCTAGTGGCATTGCGCTCACGCAAGCCCAAGGCAAAATGA
- a CDS encoding putative bifunctional diguanylate cyclase/phosphodiesterase produces MNIEAGELGHSDEDLILREQLTEHRKSVRITVFANIVNALILSFLFFDQTPFAMHVLWYCMFAYLSITRLHLAERSKIMNLSRQDMLKLKKRITFNAAGYAHMWGAGVACLLPVATSNQLMLLAIIGAGKMSTAVVSYRHIPEASRAWTLIVCVGLTAGLLYLGGIESYAAIALLIMFASVLYVNCGNIFDNFAKQLVTGQEIQRSAETVKLLLNDFEEQASNWLFSIDQDGRLVDVCDRFAEVSQRPRETMNGMELVTLIENEEHQRQLADHIANRRSFRDLTVSVDVGGEEKWWTISARAAEESSDSDNVAIRGVIEDITAQKNAEAKVSYMAHFDGLTDLPNRRLFTETLNRTIHRTTADDDVSLIFFDLDHFKAINDTLGHPIGDKLLQMISRRLEGLSKPGDLLARIGGDEFALLLTGARSKCAPDVAEAIVDQIGKPFLVDDHNVITGVSVGVATWTSEMKDANQLLKYADLALYSAKGAGRNRVACFEEGMDVAAQARRNLELDLRASLGRDEMRLHYQPLVDLKTQKKIGYEALLRWEHPERGVVMPDDFISVAEETGMIVQLGEWVIRKALDDAATWDDKLTVAINLSPTQMRSASLVSTIVSALAHSRVDPSRLELEITESILMHDSEANIRTLHTLRDLGIRISLDDFGTGYSSLNYLRSFPFDKIKIDRCFVSEIDTREDCRAIIRSVINLAQNLGMTTTAEGVEREDQVEELRIEGCDQVQGFLYGKAEALNEYTDLRSSDKQAPNVGTIYLPAAEVPITPGQKRKKA; encoded by the coding sequence ATGAATATTGAAGCTGGAGAGCTGGGGCACTCCGACGAAGATTTGATATTGCGAGAGCAGTTGACGGAACACCGTAAGTCCGTTCGCATCACCGTGTTTGCCAATATCGTCAATGCACTCATATTGTCTTTTCTCTTCTTTGATCAGACACCTTTTGCGATGCATGTTCTTTGGTATTGCATGTTTGCCTATCTTTCGATCACACGCCTACATTTGGCTGAGCGTTCAAAGATCATGAATCTTTCTCGCCAAGACATGCTCAAGTTGAAAAAACGGATTACATTCAACGCGGCTGGCTATGCCCATATGTGGGGTGCCGGTGTGGCTTGCCTGTTGCCTGTTGCAACATCCAATCAGCTTATGCTGCTGGCGATTATTGGCGCAGGCAAGATGAGTACGGCCGTGGTTTCTTATCGGCACATTCCAGAAGCTTCGAGAGCCTGGACCTTGATTGTCTGCGTCGGCCTTACGGCTGGATTACTCTATCTGGGCGGCATTGAAAGTTATGCCGCAATCGCGCTACTCATAATGTTCGCGTCAGTTCTCTATGTGAATTGCGGAAATATTTTCGACAATTTTGCCAAACAACTGGTGACAGGCCAAGAAATTCAACGATCTGCAGAGACGGTCAAATTGCTCCTTAATGATTTTGAGGAGCAAGCATCGAACTGGCTATTTTCCATCGATCAAGATGGCCGGTTGGTTGACGTCTGCGATCGTTTTGCCGAAGTTTCCCAGCGCCCCCGTGAAACGATGAACGGGATGGAGCTTGTAACGCTCATTGAAAATGAAGAGCATCAGCGGCAATTGGCCGATCATATTGCAAATCGTCGTTCCTTTCGGGATCTCACCGTTTCTGTCGATGTCGGCGGTGAAGAAAAGTGGTGGACAATAAGCGCCCGCGCTGCCGAAGAATCTTCCGACTCTGATAATGTGGCCATTCGCGGTGTGATCGAGGATATCACCGCACAGAAAAATGCCGAAGCAAAGGTCAGTTACATGGCCCATTTTGACGGCCTGACGGATCTGCCGAACCGGCGCCTGTTTACCGAAACACTCAATCGCACGATCCATAGGACAACAGCGGATGATGACGTCTCCTTGATTTTTTTCGACCTCGACCATTTCAAGGCAATTAATGATACGTTGGGACACCCGATTGGCGACAAACTGCTTCAAATGATCTCACGTCGACTTGAAGGTCTTTCAAAACCCGGTGATCTTCTCGCTCGCATTGGGGGCGACGAGTTTGCGCTGCTACTAACCGGTGCAAGGTCAAAATGTGCACCTGATGTGGCCGAAGCGATCGTTGATCAAATTGGCAAACCGTTTTTGGTCGACGACCATAATGTGATTACGGGGGTCAGCGTAGGCGTAGCAACATGGACGTCCGAGATGAAGGACGCCAATCAGCTTTTAAAATATGCCGATCTAGCGCTCTATTCCGCAAAAGGTGCCGGCCGCAACCGTGTCGCCTGTTTTGAGGAAGGCATGGATGTCGCGGCACAAGCGCGGCGCAATCTGGAACTGGATTTGCGTGCATCCCTGGGCCGCGATGAAATGCGTTTGCATTACCAACCGCTCGTTGACCTGAAAACGCAAAAGAAAATCGGCTATGAAGCGCTCTTGCGCTGGGAACATCCTGAGCGCGGCGTTGTCATGCCGGATGACTTTATTTCTGTCGCTGAAGAAACCGGGATGATTGTCCAGTTGGGTGAATGGGTCATTCGCAAGGCGCTTGATGATGCAGCAACCTGGGATGACAAATTGACGGTAGCGATCAATTTGTCGCCGACCCAGATGCGCAGCGCAAGCCTTGTATCAACTATCGTCAGCGCTTTGGCACATTCCCGTGTAGACCCCAGCCGGTTGGAGCTGGAAATCACCGAGAGCATATTGATGCACGATAGCGAAGCGAATATCCGGACGCTGCATACGCTTCGCGACCTGGGCATCCGCATCTCGCTGGATGATTTTGGTACTGGCTATAGTTCGCTCAATTACTTGCGCAGTTTCCCGTTCGACAAAATCAAGATTGATCGCTGTTTTGTGAGCGAGATTGATACGCGCGAAGACTGCCGAGCGATTATACGTTCCGTGATCAATCTTGCCCAAAATCTCGGCATGACAACAACAGCAGAAGGCGTCGAACGCGAGGATCAGGTCGAAGAGCTGCGTATCGAAGGCTGCGACCAAGTACAGGGATTTCTATACGGAAAAGCGGAAGCTTTGAACGAATATACCGATTTGCGATCCAGTGATAAGCAGGCCCCGAACGTCGGCACAATTTATTTGCCGGCGGCGGAAGTTCCCATTACTCCGGGTCAGAAGCGGAAAAAGGCCTGA
- a CDS encoding DNA-3-methyladenine glycosylase I, translating into MTVIGTDGKRRCFGGQAGKEFYGVYHDEEWGIPEHDDQKLFENLILEGAQAGLSWETVLRKRDGYRRAFHGFDIARVAAMSDSELEALREDEGIIRNKLKIYSARKNASVFLDMQREFGSFDSWLWAHVDGVPVINRPKEPSDMLATSPVSDAISKDLKKRGMSFVGTTIIYAYMQAVGMVDDHMADCWQA; encoded by the coding sequence ATGACAGTCATAGGTACAGATGGAAAGCGTCGCTGTTTTGGCGGACAAGCGGGCAAAGAATTTTACGGCGTTTATCATGATGAGGAATGGGGCATTCCAGAACATGACGACCAGAAACTTTTCGAAAATCTGATATTGGAAGGCGCACAGGCAGGTCTGAGTTGGGAAACCGTGCTCAGGAAACGGGATGGCTATCGCCGCGCTTTTCATGGCTTTGATATCGCCCGTGTGGCCGCCATGTCTGATTCCGAGCTGGAAGCATTGCGAGAGGATGAGGGGATTATTCGCAACAAACTCAAAATCTACTCTGCGCGCAAAAATGCCTCGGTCTTTCTAGATATGCAGAGGGAATTTGGCAGTTTCGACAGCTGGCTATGGGCGCATGTAGATGGTGTGCCTGTTATCAATCGGCCCAAAGAACCGTCGGATATGCTCGCAACATCGCCGGTTAGCGATGCCATTTCAAAAGATCTCAAAAAGCGTGGAATGAGTTTCGTCGGTACCACGATTATTTATGCCTATATGCAGGCGGTTGGGATGGTGGATGACCATATGGCGGACTGCTGGCAGGCCTGA
- a CDS encoding GNAT family N-acetyltransferase, with product MPLHAHDPITNISNIGTNKLTTIIPLAEIDPALVEDLLDAAFGKQRSERTAYKVREGMEMLEGLSVAAVNMAESELLGTLQCWPVALTDDAGKMHPMIMVGPVAVHPECQGEGIGQALMTGLLKELQQDESLPLVMIGDPAYYDRFFDFSPERTGGWSLPGPWEPERLLVRASKDAILPEKGKLGPWARPTNN from the coding sequence ATGCCGTTACACGCGCACGATCCAATTACGAATATATCGAATATCGGAACCAACAAATTGACCACCATCATTCCTCTTGCCGAAATTGACCCAGCGCTGGTTGAAGACTTGCTTGATGCGGCTTTTGGCAAACAGCGCAGCGAACGCACGGCATATAAGGTGCGCGAGGGTATGGAGATGCTGGAGGGATTAAGTGTCGCCGCCGTGAATATGGCGGAAAGCGAATTGCTCGGTACATTGCAATGCTGGCCCGTCGCGCTGACCGACGATGCCGGTAAAATGCACCCAATGATCATGGTGGGCCCAGTGGCCGTCCATCCCGAATGTCAGGGAGAAGGCATTGGCCAGGCACTGATGACCGGTTTGCTAAAAGAACTGCAACAGGATGAAAGTCTGCCGCTCGTCATGATCGGCGATCCCGCCTATTATGACCGCTTCTTTGACTTCTCCCCGGAACGGACTGGCGGTTGGTCGCTGCCCGGCCCTTGGGAGCCGGAACGATTGCTGGTACGGGCATCGAAAGACGCGATATTGCCCGAAAAGGGGAAGTTGGGGCCATGGGCGCGTCCCACAAATAACTGA
- a CDS encoding DUF1499 domain-containing protein: MDNQENATNPATEGAVATKTGRLASLRKDPKGWTVLALAVAAVIVFFGSAFGAGIGLWGWQAGLSALPWTGLVALIALIVAIVGILLDRRKERKTRWRLLGLGTIVSLGFIGYLASYAMTLASLPAIHDITTDLADPPEFSALTLRADNWDNIPGADDSAMRGMNPRQRWATLHQDAYPDIRSVRINQPVAEVIEKSKRLAEDRGWEVANVDPASGHLEATATISLFRFKDDVVIRARAAENGQASIIDMRSVSRVGIHDLGANAKRVRQFLSDLSGTTTTAS, encoded by the coding sequence GTGGATAATCAAGAAAACGCGACCAATCCAGCTACTGAGGGCGCTGTCGCAACCAAGACGGGACGGCTGGCATCGCTGCGCAAAGATCCCAAGGGCTGGACCGTTCTTGCTCTGGCTGTCGCTGCAGTTATCGTATTTTTTGGTTCCGCTTTTGGTGCAGGCATAGGTCTCTGGGGTTGGCAGGCCGGTCTTTCCGCACTGCCCTGGACCGGTTTGGTTGCATTGATCGCTTTGATTGTTGCCATTGTCGGCATCCTATTGGATCGCCGTAAGGAGCGTAAGACACGTTGGCGGCTGCTGGGCTTGGGGACGATCGTTTCACTCGGCTTTATCGGCTATCTCGCAAGCTATGCGATGACCCTTGCATCGCTTCCCGCCATTCATGACATTACGACGGATCTTGCCGACCCGCCGGAATTTTCTGCCCTGACCCTGCGCGCCGACAATTGGGACAATATCCCCGGCGCCGATGATAGTGCGATGCGCGGTATGAACCCACGTCAGCGCTGGGCCACGCTGCATCAGGATGCTTATCCTGACATTCGTTCGGTGCGCATCAACCAGCCAGTGGCCGAAGTTATCGAAAAATCCAAACGTTTGGCAGAAGACCGCGGATGGGAAGTCGCCAATGTCGATCCCGCATCCGGTCATCTGGAAGCGACCGCCACGATTTCCCTGTTTCGCTTTAAGGATGATGTGGTCATTCGCGCTCGCGCTGCAGAAAACGGCCAAGCCAGCATTATCGATATGCGGTCGGTGTCACGGGTCGGCATTCATGACCTTGGTGCGAATGCAAAACGGGTGCGTCAATTCCTGAGTGATTTGTCAGGAACCACCACCACCGCCTCTTGA
- a CDS encoding DUF1285 domain-containing protein → MPYAPPPELASLTLSEIAKLAEEQKLPPVEEWQPEESGDSEMRINANGSWLHQGSPISRPAMVRAFSTLLRREADGSFALVTPYQKLSIEVEDAPFIAVQMESEGQGRDRNIAFRLNTDHLVVADAEHPLRFPAEVEAPQPYLQVRRGLEAILARPVYYELAEYALADDLDPFGLWSNGTFFPIDRPT, encoded by the coding sequence ATGCCCTATGCACCACCTCCCGAACTTGCCTCGCTAACCCTTTCTGAAATTGCCAAATTGGCAGAAGAACAGAAATTGCCGCCGGTGGAAGAATGGCAGCCAGAGGAAAGCGGTGATAGTGAAATGCGGATCAATGCCAATGGCAGCTGGCTGCATCAGGGATCACCGATCAGCCGACCAGCCATGGTGCGGGCCTTTTCAACACTCTTGCGACGTGAAGCAGACGGCAGCTTTGCCTTGGTCACACCGTATCAAAAGCTCAGCATAGAAGTGGAGGATGCGCCATTCATCGCTGTTCAGATGGAGAGTGAAGGGCAAGGGCGAGATCGAAATATCGCGTTCCGGCTCAATACCGACCATCTGGTAGTTGCTGATGCGGAGCATCCGCTGCGTTTCCCCGCAGAGGTCGAGGCACCTCAGCCATATCTGCAGGTGCGCCGCGGACTGGAAGCAATATTAGCCCGGCCGGTATATTATGAGTTGGCGGAATATGCTTTGGCCGATGATCTCGACCCGTTTGGCCTGTGGAGCAATGGCACCTTTTTTCCGATTGATCGCCCGACATGA
- a CDS encoding PQQ-dependent sugar dehydrogenase: MRNLTLATGLSVVLIACSNGDDAQATQGATAENQATTDISPVDRKPFEKAEVASFDEPWAMTFLPDGRMLVTEKKGKLFLVDQKGEKTEIFNVPEVDYGGQGGFGDVILSPDFATSGRIYLSWVEAGDDNTRGAVVAHADLSLAPNEPGVEAEAPALANLTTIWTQNPKTTGRGHYSHRMVFSPDGKYLFIGSGERQKFDPSQDMMGNLGKIIRLYPDGSVPDDNPFVGEDNVLPEIWSLGHRNILGMAFDSEGRLWNQEMGPRDGDELNLVQPKANYGYPIVSEGDHYDGKKIPNHDTRPEFAAPKVAWVPTIAPSGMIFYSDDLFPAWKGSAFIGGLASEAIIRVSFDGETAQEAERYAMDTRIREVEQGPEGALWVLEDGEGGRLLKLTPPK; the protein is encoded by the coding sequence ATGAGAAATCTTACACTTGCCACCGGATTATCTGTCGTTCTTATCGCCTGCAGCAATGGCGACGATGCACAGGCCACACAGGGTGCGACAGCAGAAAATCAGGCCACGACTGATATCTCACCGGTTGATCGCAAACCTTTTGAAAAGGCTGAAGTTGCAAGTTTCGATGAACCTTGGGCTATGACCTTCCTGCCCGATGGCCGAATGCTGGTTACCGAGAAGAAAGGGAAACTGTTTCTGGTTGACCAGAAGGGTGAGAAAACTGAGATTTTCAATGTTCCAGAGGTGGACTATGGCGGGCAAGGCGGATTTGGTGATGTCATTCTGTCTCCCGATTTTGCAACCAGTGGGCGTATCTATTTGAGCTGGGTTGAAGCGGGTGACGATAATACGCGCGGTGCCGTTGTGGCACATGCCGATCTTTCTTTGGCTCCAAACGAACCCGGCGTAGAAGCAGAAGCACCAGCGCTTGCCAATCTTACAACCATCTGGACGCAGAATCCCAAAACCACTGGCCGCGGCCACTATTCCCACCGGATGGTGTTTTCACCGGATGGCAAATATCTGTTCATTGGATCAGGAGAGCGTCAGAAATTTGATCCATCACAGGATATGATGGGCAATCTGGGCAAGATTATCCGTTTATATCCCGATGGCAGCGTTCCAGACGACAATCCATTTGTCGGTGAAGATAATGTGCTGCCGGAAATTTGGTCGCTCGGACACCGCAATATTCTTGGCATGGCCTTTGATAGCGAGGGCCGGCTTTGGAATCAGGAAATGGGCCCCAGAGATGGCGACGAGCTCAATCTCGTGCAGCCGAAAGCCAATTATGGCTACCCGATCGTTTCGGAAGGCGATCATTATGATGGCAAGAAAATTCCAAACCATGATACGCGCCCTGAATTTGCTGCACCCAAAGTGGCTTGGGTTCCCACCATCGCCCCATCCGGTATGATCTTTTATTCCGATGATCTCTTCCCCGCATGGAAAGGCAGTGCCTTTATCGGCGGATTGGCAAGTGAAGCAATTATTCGCGTATCTTTCGACGGCGAAACCGCACAGGAAGCCGAACGTTACGCCATGGACACACGGATCCGCGAAGTCGAACAGGGACCAGAAGGTGCCCTATGGGTCTTGGAAGACGGTGAAGGCGGCAGGTTGCTGAAGCTCACGCCGCCAAAATAG